Proteins from one Humidesulfovibrio mexicanus genomic window:
- a CDS encoding phage baseplate assembly protein V, whose amino-acid sequence MMRALQKMHEGLRRKMATLVNRAIVQMVADADGLQELQVQALADEVMGRIERMQQYGFTSVPLPGAEAVLLSAAGCRSNAIVVAVDDRRYRLTGLQGGEVALYTDEGDSVVLKRGHLIEVSTETLHVKATTRVLFETPSFAMIAPGGGATSASIQGSLHATGNIATDADALAGSVSLRGHVHPENDGGGPTGSPVGG is encoded by the coding sequence ATGATGCGCGCGTTGCAGAAAATGCACGAGGGCTTGCGCCGCAAGATGGCCACGCTCGTCAACCGGGCCATTGTGCAGATGGTGGCTGATGCGGATGGGCTGCAGGAGTTGCAGGTGCAAGCCCTGGCCGACGAGGTCATGGGCCGCATCGAACGCATGCAGCAATACGGATTCACCAGCGTACCGCTGCCCGGCGCCGAGGCTGTGTTGCTGTCCGCTGCAGGGTGCCGGTCCAATGCCATTGTGGTGGCCGTTGATGACCGGCGCTACCGACTTACGGGGCTTCAAGGCGGCGAGGTGGCGCTCTACACGGATGAAGGCGACAGCGTCGTGCTCAAGCGCGGCCATCTCATTGAGGTCTCCACCGAGACTTTACACGTAAAGGCGACCACGAGGGTGCTCTTCGAAACGCCTTCCTTTGCCATGATCGCGCCTGGCGGCGGTGCGACCTCGGCCAGCATCCAGGGTAGTCTGCATGCAACGGGCAACATCGCAACCGATGCCGATGCCCTCGCGGGCAGCGTGTCTCTGCGCGGCCATGTCCATCCGGAGAACGACGGCGGCGGGCCGACCGGCTCGCCGGTCGGGGGCTAG
- a CDS encoding phage tail tape measure protein yields the protein MTMRASVILDLTGNLAAQARRNEAALGGLARSGTRDMGLLSRSVSAVGRGLDSLAGKYSAALAGAGVAFKSYRAVADSAQLDKSLIRVTQTAGATRQAAAALRRELLEMAKETGQSVDDLLVGFNALVASGMEWDKALATIGPINKAMAVTGANAKVLSDGLTVAGEAFQFDLSKAGQAAQLLDQMTVAGRLGNAELEDLSGIIAGIGQDAKAAGMSFGQALGFVEKLSLIEKSPDRLRTLASSTLRLFTNLDYQKKASQATGVKFYDAKGERRAAIDVLEDISAKYKKATTDAQRDRFIDAAFGDADLDTKKGLGSSVLKGNAIAEMRAMISQIEKANGAITKDLPDALANSVDQVARLKAALRQAADGFAKPVNETIQGAIKHLLDERKLSGEQLLAGGAAAAGIGFGLVKGGGKLLQKVGGMGAGVATGKALQEFAGVTPVYVVNMPGGGLTATGGGVGGGIGEGFAKTGNRAGKLARLTKWGGRIGVALAVAGTGYEMYNAWTDRNATTGQKVQTTAGGVGGLAGGLGGAKIGAAIGTAIAPGLGTAIGGLLGGAVGYMAGKFGGEALAEKLTPKDIADAVNAKDAHLRIEVTGPAAVREVRTKGFTADVDTGLYMGAH from the coding sequence ATGACCATGCGCGCATCCGTCATCCTCGACCTGACTGGCAATCTGGCCGCCCAGGCCCGGCGCAACGAGGCCGCCCTGGGCGGTCTCGCCCGTTCCGGCACACGGGATATGGGCCTGCTCTCTCGGTCAGTATCGGCGGTCGGGCGTGGTTTGGATTCCCTGGCGGGGAAATACTCGGCTGCATTGGCGGGTGCGGGCGTTGCTTTCAAGTCGTACCGCGCTGTCGCTGATTCCGCGCAGCTCGACAAGAGCCTGATCCGCGTCACGCAGACTGCCGGGGCAACGAGGCAGGCTGCTGCCGCCCTGCGCCGGGAACTGCTCGAAATGGCCAAAGAAACCGGCCAGTCCGTAGACGACCTGCTCGTGGGCTTCAACGCCTTGGTCGCGTCGGGCATGGAATGGGACAAGGCCTTGGCCACCATCGGGCCGATCAACAAAGCCATGGCTGTCACAGGGGCAAACGCGAAAGTCTTGTCCGATGGGCTCACCGTGGCTGGTGAGGCCTTCCAATTCGATTTGAGCAAGGCAGGTCAGGCGGCGCAGCTACTGGACCAAATGACTGTTGCTGGCCGACTTGGAAATGCCGAATTGGAGGACCTCTCCGGCATTATTGCGGGCATTGGCCAGGACGCCAAGGCTGCGGGCATGTCATTTGGACAAGCGCTTGGGTTCGTGGAAAAGCTGTCCTTGATCGAAAAGAGTCCCGACAGGCTTCGCACCCTTGCCTCTTCGACTCTGCGGCTGTTTACCAATTTGGACTACCAAAAGAAGGCGAGTCAGGCCACCGGGGTCAAGTTTTATGACGCCAAGGGAGAACGGCGCGCGGCCATAGATGTCCTCGAGGATATCTCCGCGAAATACAAAAAGGCGACCACCGACGCCCAGCGGGATCGGTTCATTGATGCCGCATTTGGAGACGCCGACCTGGACACAAAGAAGGGCTTGGGCTCGTCGGTGCTCAAAGGTAACGCCATCGCAGAGATGCGGGCGATGATCAGCCAAATTGAGAAGGCGAACGGTGCGATCACCAAAGACCTCCCCGACGCGCTGGCCAACTCCGTTGACCAGGTTGCGCGCCTGAAGGCTGCGCTTCGGCAGGCTGCTGACGGCTTCGCCAAGCCCGTAAACGAGACCATCCAGGGGGCCATCAAGCACCTGTTGGATGAGCGTAAGCTCAGCGGTGAGCAATTGCTTGCGGGCGGAGCTGCGGCGGCGGGGATTGGCTTCGGCCTGGTCAAGGGCGGCGGCAAGCTGCTTCAGAAGGTCGGGGGTATGGGCGCTGGGGTGGCCACGGGAAAGGCGCTCCAGGAATTCGCCGGGGTGACGCCTGTCTATGTGGTGAATATGCCAGGAGGCGGGTTGACCGCCACAGGCGGTGGCGTCGGGGGTGGAATCGGCGAAGGCTTTGCCAAGACGGGCAACCGGGCGGGGAAGCTGGCCAGGCTTACCAAGTGGGGCGGGCGCATCGGCGTCGCGCTGGCCGTGGCCGGCACCGGCTACGAGATGTACAACGCCTGGACCGACCGCAACGCCACCACGGGGCAGAAGGTGCAGACCACAGCCGGAGGCGTGGGCGGCCTGGCCGGTGGCTTGGGCGGGGCCAAGATCGGGGCGGCCATCGGCACGGCCATTGCGCCTGGTTTGGGCACGGCCATCGGCGGGCTGCTGGGCGGAGCCGTGGGCTACATGGCGGGCAAATTCGGCGGAGAGGCCCTGGCGGAGAAGTTGACGCCAAAGGACATCGCCGACGCGGTGAACGCCAAGGACGCCCATTTGCGCATTGAGGTCACCGGCCCGGCCGCCGTGCGCGAGGTGCGCACCAAGGGCTTCACCGCCGATGTCGACACCGGCCTCTACATGGGGGCGCACTGA
- a CDS encoding gp436 family protein: MYATAQELETRLGGVDALVTLADRDGDGVADAELVERALADAEAEIDSYLAGRYALPLPTVPAVLVRLACDMAVYRITCDYGRGLTEEIRQRYEDAVAWLRRAASGDVALGLPPQQEPAQTTTVPGLVSGKPRAFVRTRRTW; the protein is encoded by the coding sequence GTGTACGCGACCGCCCAGGAACTGGAGACGCGCCTTGGTGGCGTTGACGCCTTGGTCACCCTTGCGGACCGCGACGGCGACGGCGTGGCCGATGCCGAGCTGGTGGAGCGGGCCCTGGCCGATGCCGAAGCCGAAATCGACTCCTACCTGGCCGGCCGCTACGCCCTGCCCCTGCCCACCGTGCCGGCCGTGCTCGTGCGCCTGGCGTGCGACATGGCCGTGTACCGCATCACCTGCGACTACGGCCGGGGTCTCACCGAGGAGATCCGGCAGCGTTACGAGGACGCGGTGGCCTGGCTTCGGCGCGCGGCCTCCGGGGATGTTGCCCTGGGGCTGCCGCCTCAACAGGAGCCCGCGCAAACGACAACGGTGCCGGGGCTTGTTTCCGGCAAGCCCCGCGCCTTTGTTCGCACCCGGAGGACCTGGTGA
- a CDS encoding phage tail tube protein, whose translation MTQITGKATIRVDGTELRTAPGATLDTGGEKREPKVGAGKVWGFSEDTQAPEVTCKVYHTADTSLKKLGAITSATLSFECDTGAKFVLREAFVTEPPKLDAKDGTVELKFSAISCDEA comes from the coding sequence ATGACCCAGATCACCGGCAAGGCAACCATCCGCGTCGACGGCACCGAGCTGCGCACCGCGCCCGGCGCCACCCTGGACACAGGCGGTGAGAAGCGCGAGCCCAAGGTGGGCGCGGGCAAGGTGTGGGGCTTCTCCGAGGACACCCAGGCCCCGGAGGTCACCTGCAAGGTCTACCACACGGCGGACACCTCGCTCAAAAAGCTCGGGGCCATCACCAGCGCCACCTTGAGCTTTGAATGCGACACCGGCGCGAAGTTCGTCCTGCGCGAGGCCTTCGTGACCGAGCCGCCCAAGCTGGACGCCAAGGACGGCACCGTGGAGCTCAAATTCTCCGCCATCAGCTGCGACGAGGCCTAG
- a CDS encoding phage virion morphogenesis protein: MSGLALRTDFSDLDRLQTRLDRLAKADRSQLLEDLGAVLESSTRARIQSEKSGPDGEPWPDWSPAYAMTRHGGHSLLSADGGLLDSIRPDVRGDEVEVGTNLVYGAVHQFGGAEVDMPIPARPYLGVSAQDESDMLAVADEWLDELLGELK, translated from the coding sequence GTGAGCGGCCTGGCGCTGCGCACGGACTTCTCCGACCTGGACCGCCTGCAGACCAGGCTCGACCGGCTGGCCAAGGCGGACAGGTCACAGCTGTTGGAAGACCTCGGCGCGGTGCTGGAGTCCTCGACCCGCGCCCGCATCCAGTCCGAAAAAAGCGGCCCGGACGGCGAGCCCTGGCCGGACTGGAGCCCGGCCTACGCCATGACGCGGCATGGCGGGCACAGCCTGCTTTCCGCCGATGGCGGCCTGCTGGATTCCATCCGGCCAGACGTGCGTGGAGACGAGGTCGAGGTGGGCACCAACCTCGTGTACGGCGCGGTGCACCAGTTTGGCGGGGCCGAGGTGGACATGCCCATTCCGGCCAGGCCGTACCTGGGCGTCTCCGCCCAGGACGAGTCAGACATGCTTGCCGTGGCCGACGAATGGCTGGACGAACTGCTGGGGGAACTCAAATGA
- a CDS encoding phage baseplate assembly protein — MPSYDVRLEVGDMLYGGWASIVIRRGLEQVAGSFELALTERWPGQDIPRPIAPGARCRVLVDGEPVITGYVDDVMPSYDAKEHGLSVSGRDKTADLVDCSAPSTQWAGRGLLPVAKALCRPFGIEVLAQCDTGKPFSQLKNNEGDSVYETLEAAARVRAVLLVTDGHGRLLITRAGQGARVATVLELGKNVLGCKASFSLRDRFSTYTVKGQSVGLDGWGGAAAHSKGSANDSRVPRHRPLTIIAEDQVEGAGAGERARWEASVRYGRSRRVTYTVRGWKHANGLWEPGQTVPVRDTWLSIDEPLLMVGVAYLLDEQGTRCELTLQPVEAFSLLPVPEKDKGEVWP, encoded by the coding sequence ATGCCTTCGTATGACGTGCGGCTTGAAGTGGGCGACATGCTCTATGGCGGCTGGGCGTCCATAGTGATCCGGCGCGGCCTTGAACAGGTGGCCGGCAGCTTTGAGCTGGCCCTTACAGAGCGCTGGCCCGGTCAGGACATCCCCCGGCCCATCGCGCCCGGCGCGCGCTGCCGGGTGCTGGTGGATGGCGAGCCCGTCATCACTGGCTACGTCGACGACGTCATGCCCTCCTATGACGCGAAGGAGCATGGCCTGTCGGTGAGTGGCCGGGACAAGACCGCTGACCTGGTGGACTGCTCGGCGCCTTCGACGCAATGGGCGGGGCGCGGGCTGCTGCCTGTGGCCAAAGCCTTGTGCCGTCCCTTCGGCATCGAGGTGCTCGCCCAGTGTGATACGGGCAAGCCTTTCTCTCAGCTCAAGAACAATGAGGGCGACAGCGTCTACGAAACTCTTGAGGCGGCCGCCAGGGTGCGGGCCGTGCTGCTCGTCACGGATGGGCATGGCCGATTGCTCATCACGCGGGCGGGCCAGGGCGCGCGCGTGGCCACGGTGCTGGAACTCGGCAAGAATGTGCTTGGCTGCAAGGCCTCGTTTTCTCTACGCGATCGGTTCAGCACATACACGGTGAAGGGGCAAAGCGTCGGTCTGGACGGCTGGGGAGGCGCGGCGGCGCATTCCAAGGGCTCCGCGAACGACTCCCGCGTGCCGCGCCATCGTCCGTTGACCATCATCGCCGAGGACCAGGTGGAGGGAGCAGGCGCTGGCGAACGTGCCCGCTGGGAGGCCAGCGTGCGCTATGGCCGCTCGCGGCGCGTCACGTACACGGTACGCGGCTGGAAGCACGCCAACGGACTTTGGGAGCCCGGCCAGACCGTGCCTGTTCGGGATACATGGTTGTCCATCGACGAACCGCTGCTGATGGTGGGCGTGGCCTATCTGCTCGATGAACAGGGGACGCGCTGCGAGCTGACGCTTCAGCCTGTGGAGGCGTTCAGCCTGCTGCCCGTGCCGGAGAAGGACAAGGGGGAGGTTTGGCCATGA
- a CDS encoding DNA circularization protein → MAAETASSWRDKLRPGSFRGVPFKVDSHDTAFGRRTATHEYPLRDTPYTEDLGRKAREYTLELLVIGTDYMDARDRLREALEKGGPGELVHPYLGTLEVCARDGGRLRESTREGGMARFTVVFVEAGAELEPDSKKDTAWVVDQASENATKKAETDFSGRFSIAGPLRLLTTSKAGLDQLLGGVKSMVGAPFSELKMAKDILSSLWGEPSCLAGWITGLFSGLAGLDPTTSSSVALALAKGDISARGCGYAGSSPTSALGAQSLANLQALDSLVQVAAIASAARAASGTEYASADDALATRDAVCEAIENAALEASDSMYPQLADLRAAVVEDLGTRAAALPRLSSYRLPTTTPAVVIAHQLYGDATREGEITARNHVRHPGAVPGGTTLEVLADAFV, encoded by the coding sequence ATGGCCGCCGAGACCGCATCCAGTTGGCGTGACAAGCTGCGCCCCGGTTCATTCCGCGGCGTGCCCTTCAAGGTGGATAGCCACGACACGGCTTTTGGCCGCCGCACGGCCACGCACGAATACCCGCTGCGCGACACCCCCTACACGGAGGACCTCGGCCGCAAGGCGCGTGAGTACACTCTGGAACTCCTCGTCATAGGCACGGACTACATGGACGCGCGCGACCGCCTCCGCGAAGCCCTTGAGAAGGGCGGCCCCGGCGAGCTTGTCCACCCGTACCTTGGCACGCTGGAGGTCTGCGCGCGCGATGGCGGTCGCCTGCGCGAATCCACGCGGGAGGGGGGCATGGCCCGCTTCACCGTGGTGTTCGTCGAAGCGGGGGCCGAGCTTGAGCCCGATTCGAAAAAGGACACGGCCTGGGTTGTGGACCAGGCCTCAGAGAATGCGACAAAGAAGGCGGAAACGGACTTTTCGGGGAGGTTCAGCATCGCCGGTCCGCTGCGCCTGCTCACAACGTCCAAGGCCGGGCTGGATCAGCTCCTCGGCGGCGTCAAAAGCATGGTGGGCGCTCCTTTTTCTGAACTCAAAATGGCCAAGGACATTCTCTCCAGCCTGTGGGGCGAGCCGTCCTGTCTGGCCGGATGGATCACCGGCCTGTTCAGCGGGCTGGCCGGACTCGACCCTACGACAAGCTCCTCCGTGGCCCTTGCTCTGGCAAAGGGGGATATTTCCGCACGCGGTTGCGGCTATGCGGGCAGTTCGCCGACGTCCGCCCTGGGCGCACAGAGTCTGGCCAACCTGCAGGCACTGGATTCCCTTGTGCAGGTGGCGGCCATCGCCAGCGCGGCACGCGCCGCCTCGGGCACAGAGTACGCCTCGGCGGATGACGCCCTGGCCACGCGCGACGCCGTCTGCGAGGCCATTGAAAACGCGGCCCTGGAGGCTTCGGATTCCATGTACCCACAGTTGGCGGACTTGCGCGCCGCCGTTGTGGAGGACCTGGGAACACGCGCCGCGGCCTTGCCGCGTCTGTCCTCATACAGATTGCCCACCACAACTCCGGCCGTGGTCATCGCCCACCAGTTGTATGGCGACGCCACACGCGAGGGGGAAATCACGGCGCGCAACCATGTGCGCCATCCCGGCGCTGTGCCGGGCGGGACAACCCTGGAGGTGCTTGCCGATGCCTTCGTATGA
- a CDS encoding baseplate J/gp47 family protein codes for MSFDRPSLATLISRDQADTAARLAGADPTLRRSLVGVLSSVRAAAVHGLYGYLDWLALQLMPDTAETEHLERWASIWGLARQAATRATGLATFTGASGAAIPAETIVLRSDGTVYVTDEEALLVDGIANVAITASQAGTVGNAGAGVLLALESPISGVESKATAASGLTGGADDETDAALRARLLLRIRTPAKGGSADDYARWVLDHVPGATRAWVAPQELGAGTVTVRFCMDGAYADGIPAAGDVAAAQAILETLRPVTAEVYVAAPISRPLGLSIRLTPDLASVRAAVTAELADMLRDEATPGGTILVSHIREAISLATGETDHVLLSPTTNVECATGELAVVGAITWSE; via the coding sequence ATGAGTTTTGACAGGCCCTCGCTCGCCACCCTCATCTCGCGCGATCAGGCGGATACCGCCGCCAGGCTTGCCGGAGCCGATCCTACGCTGCGCCGCTCGCTTGTCGGTGTGCTGTCATCCGTGCGGGCCGCTGCGGTGCATGGGTTGTATGGCTATCTTGACTGGCTGGCCCTGCAGCTTATGCCCGACACGGCCGAGACCGAGCATCTGGAGCGTTGGGCTTCCATCTGGGGGCTGGCGCGCCAGGCCGCCACCCGGGCTACCGGCTTGGCCACGTTTACCGGTGCGAGCGGTGCGGCCATCCCAGCGGAAACGATAGTGCTGCGGTCCGATGGGACGGTGTATGTCACCGACGAGGAAGCCCTGCTGGTAGACGGCATCGCAAACGTCGCGATTACCGCCAGCCAGGCCGGGACTGTCGGCAACGCCGGGGCCGGGGTGCTGCTGGCCCTGGAGTCACCGATATCCGGAGTGGAAAGCAAGGCGACGGCCGCCAGCGGCCTCACCGGCGGGGCCGATGATGAAACCGATGCCGCTCTGCGCGCCCGACTGCTGCTGCGTATCCGGACCCCAGCCAAGGGCGGCTCCGCCGACGATTACGCACGGTGGGTGCTCGATCATGTGCCCGGCGCCACACGCGCCTGGGTGGCTCCGCAGGAGCTTGGCGCGGGCACAGTGACGGTGCGCTTTTGCATGGATGGCGCCTACGCTGACGGTATTCCGGCGGCTGGAGATGTCGCAGCGGCCCAGGCCATTCTGGAAACCCTCCGTCCGGTCACGGCGGAGGTGTACGTTGCGGCCCCCATATCCAGGCCCCTCGGCCTTTCCATCCGCCTCACCCCGGACTTGGCCAGCGTGCGCGCGGCCGTGACCGCGGAACTTGCCGATATGTTGCGCGACGAAGCAACGCCTGGCGGGACCATTCTCGTCAGCCACATCCGCGAGGCCATCAGCCTCGCCACGGGCGAAACCGACCATGTGCTGCTTTCCCCCACGACAAATGTGGAATGCGCCACAGGGGAACTTGCGGTCGTTGGCGCCATCACCTGGAGCGAATGA
- a CDS encoding HI1506-related protein: MPVIITAKKDGFRRCGVAHPARPVEHADGTFSSEQLEILKAEPMLVVQELVGASADPLAAMTKDKLAALLTERGVSFDPKAKKDELLALASALPQESGAQEE; encoded by the coding sequence ATGCCCGTGATCATCACCGCCAAGAAAGACGGCTTCCGCCGCTGCGGCGTGGCCCACCCGGCCCGCCCTGTGGAGCACGCGGACGGGACTTTCAGCAGCGAACAGCTGGAGATCCTCAAGGCCGAGCCCATGCTCGTCGTCCAGGAACTCGTCGGCGCGAGCGCCGACCCCCTGGCCGCCATGACCAAGGACAAGCTGGCCGCGCTGCTCACCGAGCGCGGGGTGTCCTTCGACCCCAAGGCCAAGAAGGACGAACTGCTGGCCCTGGCCAGCGCCCTGCCGCAGGAAAGCGGCGCCCAGGAGGAGTAG
- a CDS encoding phage GP46 family protein: protein MDIAVAFKTFSGDLSIQGGDLAKEDGLVTAVTLSLFLDARARDDDEIPDGTSDRRGWWADAYSGLAGDSTGSRLWLLSREKQLSEVLERAREYAAEALDWMVKDAVAKTVQVEASAPGNGVLALDIRIERPNGDVVNTRYTLLWEAMK from the coding sequence ATGGATATCGCCGTTGCCTTCAAGACGTTTTCCGGTGACCTGAGCATCCAGGGCGGCGACCTGGCCAAGGAGGACGGTCTGGTCACGGCCGTCACCCTGTCCCTGTTTCTCGACGCCCGTGCGCGCGACGATGATGAAATTCCGGACGGGACATCGGACCGGCGCGGCTGGTGGGCGGACGCCTATTCCGGGCTGGCAGGCGACTCGACCGGATCACGTTTGTGGTTGCTCTCGCGGGAGAAACAGTTGTCGGAGGTGTTGGAGCGCGCGCGGGAGTACGCCGCCGAGGCCCTGGACTGGATGGTGAAGGACGCGGTGGCCAAGACCGTACAGGTTGAGGCCTCCGCCCCTGGAAATGGTGTTCTCGCCTTGGACATCCGTATCGAACGGCCAAACGGCGACGTGGTGAACACCCGTTACACTCTGTTGTGGGAGGCCATGAAATGA
- a CDS encoding phage tail sheath subtilisin-like domain-containing protein gives MNISFNSLSENVRIPLAYVEFDNSKAVTGTPEASYKVLFIGQKLAEGTGAALVPTRITSAAQSEALHGRGSMLAAMFRAAKAADRWLETWAIALDDSVSGVAATGSLLLTGPAIASGVVNLYVGGALVRIAVTAGDSAQSIAAALAAAINADGEQPLVAAINGTTPAQVDLTCRWKGATGNDIDLRLNYHTGEALPAGVGVAITAMHGGAGDPDIADAVAVMGNEWWRAIVTPYTDTANLDALDAELLDRWGPMRQMEGIAYAAVRGTLAQTSTWGLARNSQLQTCMGTGKSPTPPWIFAADYGVQAAKSLSADPARPLQTLVLPSCLPPAVEDRWDDPERNLLLFDGVATYNVNAAGKCCIEREVTTYRVNAYGLPDPSYLDIQTPATLGYWRYAVRARITQKYPRHKLAKDGTRFGPGQAIVTPSIIRDELFVLFRELELEGLVEDFDAFKEALLVERNANSQTRVDVLATPDLVNQFRMFAMLTQFIL, from the coding sequence ATGAACATCAGCTTCAACAGCCTGTCCGAAAACGTGCGCATCCCCCTGGCGTACGTCGAATTCGACAACTCCAAGGCCGTCACCGGAACTCCGGAGGCATCGTACAAGGTGCTGTTCATCGGGCAGAAGCTGGCCGAAGGGACCGGTGCGGCCCTTGTGCCCACACGCATCACCTCCGCTGCCCAGTCCGAGGCGCTCCATGGCCGGGGCTCCATGCTCGCGGCCATGTTCCGCGCGGCCAAGGCCGCCGACCGCTGGCTGGAGACCTGGGCCATCGCCCTGGATGATTCGGTCTCCGGCGTGGCCGCAACCGGCAGCTTGCTGCTGACCGGACCGGCGATCGCCAGCGGCGTTGTGAACCTCTATGTGGGCGGCGCCCTCGTGCGCATCGCCGTCACGGCCGGAGACTCCGCGCAGAGCATTGCCGCAGCCCTGGCCGCAGCCATCAACGCCGATGGCGAACAGCCGTTGGTAGCCGCAATTAACGGCACGACGCCCGCCCAGGTGGACCTGACCTGCCGCTGGAAAGGCGCCACCGGCAACGACATCGACCTGCGGCTTAACTACCATACCGGCGAGGCCCTGCCCGCCGGGGTCGGCGTGGCCATCACCGCCATGCACGGCGGCGCGGGCGATCCCGACATCGCCGACGCCGTGGCCGTGATGGGCAACGAGTGGTGGCGCGCCATTGTCACTCCCTACACGGATACCGCCAACCTGGACGCCCTGGACGCTGAGCTGCTCGACCGCTGGGGGCCAATGCGGCAAATGGAAGGCATCGCTTATGCCGCCGTGCGCGGCACCCTGGCCCAGACCAGCACCTGGGGCCTGGCCCGCAATTCTCAGCTGCAGACCTGCATGGGCACGGGCAAGTCGCCTACGCCGCCGTGGATCTTCGCCGCCGATTACGGCGTGCAGGCCGCCAAAAGCCTTTCGGCGGACCCTGCACGGCCGCTGCAGACTCTGGTGCTGCCAAGCTGTCTGCCGCCCGCAGTGGAAGACCGCTGGGATGACCCGGAGCGCAACCTGCTGCTTTTCGACGGCGTGGCCACCTACAATGTCAATGCAGCCGGCAAGTGTTGCATCGAGCGCGAGGTGACCACCTATCGGGTCAACGCCTACGGCCTGCCCGACCCCAGTTATCTGGACATCCAGACCCCGGCCACCCTTGGCTACTGGCGCTACGCCGTGCGCGCCCGCATCACCCAGAAGTACCCCAGGCACAAACTCGCCAAGGACGGCACCCGCTTTGGGCCTGGCCAGGCCATCGTCACGCCATCCATCATCCGCGACGAGTTGTTCGTCCTGTTCCGCGAACTGGAGCTTGAAGGCCTGGTGGAGGACTTCGACGCCTTCAAGGAGGCCCTGCTCGTGGAGCGCAACGCCAACAGCCAAACCCGCGTGGATGTGCTGGCCACCCCGGACCTGGTGAACCAGTTCCGCATGTTCGCCATGCTCACCCAGTTCATTCTCTAG
- a CDS encoding phage tail assembly protein, producing the protein MNTLTLTLMDGLAIGEDVLKEAVLRASTCGDIIEAHEESEKLVYTKEGPRLVSSPTLSGAGMLRRQIVRIGNMQGPFSLQDLHKLSPRDMRALQDAAEALDDAAAGEALSARGRDSGAGE; encoded by the coding sequence ATGAACACCCTCACCCTCACCCTCATGGACGGCCTGGCCATCGGCGAAGACGTGCTCAAGGAAGCCGTGTTGCGGGCGTCCACCTGCGGCGACATCATCGAAGCCCACGAGGAGAGCGAGAAGCTGGTCTACACCAAGGAAGGGCCGCGCCTGGTCTCCAGCCCCACGCTTTCGGGCGCGGGCATGTTGCGTCGGCAGATCGTGCGCATCGGCAACATGCAGGGGCCGTTCTCCTTGCAGGATCTCCACAAGCTGAGCCCGCGCGACATGCGCGCCCTGCAGGACGCGGCCGAGGCGCTGGACGATGCCGCGGCCGGGGAGGCCTTGAGCGCACGGGGGCGAGATTCCGGGGCTGGCGAGTAA
- a CDS encoding YmfQ family protein → MNGSDYLALLLALQPPGPALPSSPDSIWGALLRAEADELARVDGRADGLMAESDPRTSAELLPDWERVCGLPGVCGASAQTVAARRAAVHAQLVELGGQRPADYVTLAATLGYPDARVEEFRPFRVGQSGAGDGLYDGDWRHCFRLRVQAGLVRRFTVGQSAAGEPLATWGDELLECVVSDRAPAHAIAQVAYGEEE, encoded by the coding sequence ATGAACGGCTCCGATTACCTCGCCCTGTTGCTGGCCCTGCAACCGCCAGGTCCGGCTCTGCCCAGCAGTCCTGACAGTATTTGGGGGGCGCTGCTGCGGGCCGAGGCCGACGAGTTGGCCAGGGTGGACGGGCGGGCTGATGGCCTGATGGCCGAAAGCGACCCGCGCACCAGCGCCGAATTGCTGCCCGACTGGGAGCGCGTGTGCGGGTTGCCGGGCGTGTGCGGAGCATCGGCTCAGACGGTGGCTGCCAGGCGTGCCGCGGTGCATGCACAGCTTGTGGAGCTCGGCGGCCAGCGCCCGGCCGACTATGTGACGCTGGCCGCCACCCTTGGCTACCCGGATGCTCGGGTTGAAGAATTCCGGCCGTTCCGCGTCGGTCAGTCCGGCGCCGGAGACGGCCTTTATGATGGTGACTGGCGGCATTGCTTCCGATTGCGGGTGCAGGCCGGGCTTGTCCGCCGGTTTACGGTGGGGCAATCCGCAGCGGGCGAACCGCTGGCAACATGGGGCGACGAACTGCTGGAATGCGTGGTCAGCGACCGCGCCCCGGCCCATGCCATTGCGCAAGTTGCGTATGGAGAGGAGGAATAA
- a CDS encoding DUF2635 domain-containing protein — MPVKYLVPKPGLVVRDPVTKTPLPAEGREVAMTTYWLRRLREGDVLEGAPVKSAKSKE, encoded by the coding sequence ATGCCCGTCAAATATCTTGTTCCGAAACCGGGTCTCGTCGTGCGCGATCCTGTCACCAAGACCCCTCTGCCCGCAGAAGGCCGCGAGGTTGCGATGACCACGTACTGGCTCCGCCGCCTGCGCGAGGGCGACGTCCTCGAAGGCGCGCCTGTCAAGAGCGCCAAGAGCAAGGAGTAG